The DNA window TGTTTATGGTctatttaaaatcaaaagaaatatgAACCttgttcttaattttttttttaaaatgggtggaaattgagttatttgaataattttaaaataacttattagtatcatatattaatttttttttattatatattaataattggtTTGGTTGATACTAAATTTTACATCAAAGGAAAAGGAAGTACCTGCTAACTACTCTTCTCCTCATACAACAAGCAATACTTTCAtcttaataatgtttttttaatcattgtttattcatttttatttgtattttaattattaaatattccATATGAACAGcatcatttatttttagttttatttaattgctttcattatatgattaattaataactgtaagtattattattttaagttttttacaAGATCAATatcaattatcaaaatttaaaaagtctatgttttgtaaaagaaatttattctattttttttattttcatgaaaaaaaactaaacctATTAAATAGTTgctatatttaattaaaatctttcaactaattgtaaataataatattcaaatcaattttaaaaattaaatattctaaaaataatattaataaaaataaaaaaaaaaaattaattttgtagtgtatcttttatatatattaagaaatataGGTAATActtatacttttttattatatttaaaccaaacaaaactgttatataatttatatttttattattagaagGTGAGTTGGCCGATGGTCCCGATATACCAATAATACCTACGACTTGGTCACCTTGAGTAGGACTCGACCATAACATAATTGATAGATCCAAGATATACTCTATATCGGAATTTTTTATACATTTCGTAAgttttagtataaaaaaaatcatatcgtTATCGTAGGTATTCTGAAATGTTGatataatacaaataacataCTCATCATGCCCAACATTGATAGTATACTCGCGATTTCAATATTTTACCGTTTATAccgaaaaatattaaaatttaattatattttcatttaatttttaaaaaattaatttcttttattaaagtAACATAAATatgtttagagaaaaaaaataattccatTAAAGTTAgagagtaaaaataaatatttttaaagccTTAGATTAATTGATAACAACTTGATTTGCTAAAtctaattttgaaacaaaaattaaaacttaactatatttttgtatttcgataatataccgaaattttaaaaaatttacaccatacctaaattttaaattttcataccCGAAAATTTCTTACAATACCGTTAATTTCGGTATCCGTaccaaacattattatttattttttatgtatcgaaaaaattgatatttataatatttgacgGATATAACAAATTACTAATTTTGTAACCCCTGTTTATACCCTTATTATATATACTCATatacaatttttgttttttaagttGAAATTTAAGTAAGATTTTTTCCTTTTCAACTATCATTTCAAGTACCtaatagatttaatattatgtaCACTTATTATGCCTATATACTATTTATACCCTTATACAACATTACACACAATATAACTTATACATTATACCATGTACCAAACTTTGGTATAcactatttaaataaaccaattaaacaaaagaataaaaacaagGCATTATGTTCAACCAATAATTTAGTCTAATCTTAGTTTTCTCCATCTAATCAATAAACAAATACCCATTTTGCACCACTGACTAAAAAACATGTTGGAATTTGATTAGAAAAGTCAAACAGACAAAATAATCAactattcaaaatcaaaattatcaagTAAACTAAATACACACGGCATAAAACTAATTCAAAATCTCCCTCAACTACATAATTTGTTTGCCAATAAAGACTAGGCTTCAATTGCATAATTTTGTTGACCAAACCATAAGGTAAGATGATCATGATTGTCAACTGAAATTTAGCAGAAATTTGCAGccataaatcataataaaaccCATATCCATTTTGTCCAAATCTCTGCTATGATTCATTCTATAATGTCTATTTTGCATCTTCTACATAATGATGTTTCCTAGAAAATAGGGAATTGGGGGAGGGGGTAAAGAAGAAGCAAAACCCATTTCCTTCCACATATCAAAAGTTTTCTCTCCATAGCTGTAATCATCACACAAACTGACCCACCACCACCACCCAAATTAAGCTACTTTTAACAGAAGACTCTCATTTCTAATCTTCAATTTGTTCTTGTTGTTTCAATTTAGCTAGACACTTTGATAAATATGATCATCAAAGAAccacaaaaacaaacaaagggAATTGAGATTTATGCCTTAACATTAGCAAGGAATCGTACCAGATCTTGTCTGTAAGGGATGACTGAACGCCTTCTATCTCCCTTACTTTTTGTATATTGTACCTTCGTATCCCCATCTGCAGATTTGAAAGACTCAATTCTTCCTTTGTCGTCACTGATTTTGCTTGATTTTGTCGAATCCTTACTGGTGTGACGAGGGAGACGGACTAAGGTATCATTGACATCACTGTTGCTTCTTTGAAGGAAGTTCCTGAACTTCCACCTTTTTGACGATGATCCGATTGAACTAAAGCTTTTCTTACTTTTGCTAGATAACGCCGCTTCCTCACTTTCCTCCGCCGTTTTAGATTTCCACACACAGTACATTTCCTCCGGAATTCCATCTAAATCGTCAGAACATGACGGAGGATCTCTATCCTGTTTCATAAGGTTTCTTAACGAAAGCCTAGACGGACGAGGAACCGTCGGCTTCGTTGCGACATCTTGAATTCCGCCAAATGACCAATTCCTACTGAAAACCGGATAAGTAGGTCGGATTTGGTCATTGTTCAAGCTTCCGTCAGGTGAATTCGGCGATAAGTCGGTGATGAattcaaaatcatcatcatcatcgtcatctcCTTCTTTCAAATTGTTCGTTTCTTCGACATGCCTGTTCATCTCATTTCTATTGATAGTTTCCTGATCGTAATCAAAGTCAAAAACGAAACCGATACCTGATTGATCGGACTCTGAAATGAGTTCTTCAACGACTCTGGCGGCGATATCAGCTAAACTACCGGAGTAACTGTTGAAAGTCGGAGAACGCGAGATCGGAGTTCCCGTTTGCATCTCAAAACCCTAGGTAACTGCTCGCCGGAGTTTTACACGTTGATTCTGTGATGCGGTTATCTGTAACTGCAATTGAGGAGCGAGAAAGAGagagtttagagagagaaagagagaatatGAATTAAAGAGATGAAGTTAGCTTTATATATCAAAGCAAAAGAATTCGCGTGAACGATGAAATTTCAAAATGACCTATGAACTTTTACAATATATACAAATAGCttcttatgaaaaatattttactaattattctcattcttttattaagaaaaataattacataaaaaggATAAGATTGAGACTAATATGTATGGTGAGAAATATATTTGAATCCTTCTcatgttatttaattaatcaaacatttctttcttttttgttgCGAGATGGCACGGTCGATGCGAATCTAAGTTAGGATTGTCTTGAGTTCAAGCTCACccgaaagaaaaaaaaatagtgtgaCGTAactacttaattttttaatttttaaatttaattctcaaaaattggaaaaaaacaTGATAGGctcgttttattcataatttttctaaaCCCACGGGCTATAGGGTAAGCTCGATAAACCCACGGGCTAAGGCAGTCCACACTTAAGGACAGTccatttaatacaaaataataaggatttaattaaatttatttaaaaaaattaacataaaagtgtgtatttagttgtttaaaattaaaatttgttatttttttagttatgaaTTCAAATCTCAACAAGAGTCAtcttttaactaaaattaagtatacaatatttttctctaAGTTTTATACATGGGACGGGGTAGCTCAATTTTTGGGGCTGAGGCACTGATTAGCGCACCCTTTAAACTTGGTCGTTGACTTTGTTCGTAGTacatatttaaaatcataaatatttataataacgaAACTTTTCGTGATACTTTGTAAAATGAAGAAGTTATTGCTTGAATGTTTCTTATAAAAATTGTTGAAAAGAACttagagtaaataaatatgataatcaaATTGCATCAATTTACactaaaataacttaaaatggTTTTTAGGGTCAATGGTTCACAATCTTCCAagtaattcataaataaaataatgataattacaCTTTCTttgtattttcataattttattaattttggttcAAATTAATATggaccatatatatattattaacattttgaaaatatttaatatttattatgtttctatatttgaaaattgttgaaatatttGTTTACTTAAAGATTCAATGTATTTTtggtatttaattaaatactgtTTCTTTTggcatattattataaaaaagaaaatggaaaaattatcaaatatgacagattttatatataaatgtttaaaattttagtcttgtaaaaatgatttcaccaaatttgtttttgacattattttgatcgattcttttatgataataaattttttgtCATCCCTGTTTGGAAACGTTGAAGTGTAGTTGaacgaacaaatattattaaaattgttagtatatatataattaaaatttattttaaaaattactttaatataaatcaatatcccaataagatatttaaaataaaaaattttaatccaGTGGTTTCAAACACGTCcaattatatataactctcACAAAATATACTTTCCTTCTTTGTAGTTGAATTAATAATCTAAGGTGTCCATTTGATATTTATTGGAATTCAATATTCAAAGCAAACAGTTGAGAAGTTATACCTATTTAATCTTCTGTTAGATATtcgaaacaaaaaaataatattttgataatattaaaaagatatattaaagttagatacataatttttttcaaataacttaacaaaTTTGAACTCACAAAAGTTAGTTCAAAGGTTGAATAATAGACTATTAAATCAAATGTCacatatttgattattatttaaaatgtcttaaattttaagttattaaatgtctttatatttaaagtgaaagttagttttcaatttaaaaaaaaaaaaacaatttcatgcctaaaaaaaatgttaaagtgatttttttttgtctttgtataataaaaatattatttaaaattgttattattttgtattttttgaattaattttaaaattggttaaaattaatttataaaactaaagaaTATGTATagtcatatatttaaaaaaggtTTTGATTCAACTTAATGtgccaaattaattattacaagAAACCGACCGACCTGATCCAATCCAATCCACAGTCACCTATagtatttatacataattttcttatataattatattttttacataattaattatcaaaagaAACCACGAAAATTCTCGGCTAtcctaatatataatataataaactttttttgaaaagtatttttatttataattaattaaatactatgtttgtcatattccgttacatataaaaaaaaaatcatgtataCTTGTACAATTGTTCAGTACTAATaaagatcatttatatatatatatatatatatatatatatatatatatatatatatatatatatatatatatatatatatattataaaaaataactcatttagcctatattaaaatcataattattttttattttttaatttatatattttttaattaaatattaatatatttttttatattaattaatctattaattgattttgtcttttacataaatttcttattattttatattttatatatatatatatatatatatatatatatatatatatatatatatataaaagcatttatcattaaatattttaactttatatattttttttatattaatattaattgttaattattttaaaattatttaatttcaatggttgaaaataatattaacttatCACTCCAACCACAAAAATccttaaacataaaaattaattaattaataataaaaagttgaataataataacaactaattcattaaataacaaaatagtaataatcaaattagacaAAATAATATTCATTACTACAGACTATtataagtcatgaattaaaaattaaatgaaaaattattaattttaattttattcatattaaattaaataagaaagaaattgttcacaaaaatattattgtataacaaaattcataaataagtggttaaaatctttttaaaaatgagaatttgagtattaaaagaaataaaaacggacaaaaaaaagataaagatgaaatgaaaaaaaaaactaatataaaattaataaaaaaatttaggaataagataaatttaaatggtttaattaataaaaaagaaaaaaagaaaataaattaatatttaattaataaatatataaagtaaaaaataaaaattaactctGTTTACTAACCGATACTAAatgatcttatttttttatagtactATCTTTAAACAATCTTTTATTAGTAAATGCGTTTGAATGAGCTAGTTATACAAGTACAtacatctatttttttttcttaaaaaaaattatcctgAACTTAATAAATACAAACATATtatcaaactaaaataaataacattaagttcatgaatacattttattttagttgtaaAACTATTAAATGTTAAAACCATATCACCAAACTTTTAACCAAATTTTTAGGTACCGATAACAAATGATGTATATTTTAGAAGGTATTAACTGTTAGAATAAATATTGTGTAAAAAAATTGACtcaattaaaatagttaaatatcctaagttaagttatatataaccaaaaaaaaatatgttatatatatatatatatatatatatatatatatatatatatatataactaccaatttcataatattaatttataaaaaatatttaaaaaattatttgcaaACTTATTGCTCTCAACCTAAACTAATTTAAGATATCTggtattaactaaaatactaaaatattttatattttattattatatattaatacttttatttttttttattaaaaaatattaacttgctTAATAATCATACTAAATAAACTACATGGAGATTATGTATTAAACCATCtcttatatgaatatttttttcctttcccCCTCTTTCTTATctcatttgaataatttatctggtttaaagataataattaatttatagtattattttattattattattaaataccaaatttgaCTCATAACCCATAACCGACTTACAACTATTTCGTATCTTCCCAATAAGAATTGTCAAATTTGAAATTCCACTTTTCCCATCAAACAACTTGTTCAAAATTCAATAAAGACTAGACtcatataaaatcaattttacttatttatttactcaattttattttattataaaattaataatctaatcAGCATTCAATATCACAAATTGGATTCAATCAAAAGAAACAATGATCAAATTTGAAACTTCAATTATCATATCCATCATCAAAAGTAGTAGTAATTTCCTAATTCATCAAACCCTAAAAATTTACTACAATTCCCAGATGAACAAACAAAACATTAGACAGAAAGAAAGCAAATTGCAGAGACTCTCAAGTTTATTTTGGTTCTTGGTTagtcatcatcatcaatcatcaatcatcatcaTGAATCATGATCCACCCTCTTCTAACTCATCCTATCTGTACAATTGGGGGAGTTCTTCAAAGAATCTGTTGCAGACATCTTGTTTTGCTGaaccaagaagatgaagatcaatCACAAAGTTCTTCattgaaaatgaattaaaatgcttcatatatatataccttgtCTCTAAAAGATTTGATGACCTCAGTTAATAGCTTATCTCCTGCAATTCTTCTCACTCTCTGTATCAACTCATGCCTAGATATCTTCCTTTCCTGAATTAAACAAAACCCAAATCAAATTTTGCATAATTTCAACACAAATTCCAAGTTTCTATAGAATTAGCAAGTTAGTACTTACCCTGTGTTCTTTGTAATGCTTGGAGATCAATTCAATGGTGTTAGTAGGTAAGAACTTGGAAAGAACCATTATTAGACTTGTAAATGGCATCCATGGTGAAGTTGGCATATGAACCCTCATACTTCTTTGATTCCCATTCGGAGAAGATGAAGGAGAAGGGATTTTGAAACTCAAGATGTATTCTGGGAATATATGAGTGTTCATATTACAACTCCAAACAATGTATTTCCTAGGATTCAAGAGATTATCAACTCCAGAATCAAATTCATCTGAACTCGGATAACACTGTTCAGAACCAGGATGAATCGGTTCTGTCTTCCCCAATATTACACGGCATAAAAGTACATGCCTTACTCCATCTTCTTCATCAGGTCTTGAAGAATTCAAACTGAACAAATCACAAAAACCCATAATTACAAACGAGTTAAAACAGAATTatgacattattattattagatctATGATATGAACTTACCAATCAATTGAAGAACAATCAGGTATAAGATTCACGCCACGGCCGAATCCTTTAAGATCTAATTCAGAGAAGCTGAATCCATTACTAAGGATCTTAGAGAGTTCATGTTTTGAACCGCCAAACCAAGCATACTTCACATTAGGATTTCCGCTACATTTCTTCTCAATTGCtcttacaaatatttgaaaCGATTGAAGCTTAGCTTGTCCAATCAAGTTAGAACATATATTTCTATGAAGAGAAACAACAGAAGCTTGATTTCCCATAAAACCTAATCCAGATATAAATCTCTTGGAAATGATTTCGTAAAGCCTATCTTCTTCCTCCACTCTCTCCAAACCATTACCAAAAGCTCGCGGCGACGATGATGATTCCTCTTTGTTCGTACCGGAAATCACACTTTCGCAATCGGAAATTGCTTCGTCGAGTTCCCGATCTTGATCTTCACCGCCGTCGTTACCGGATGACGAATCAACAACGAAATTCTTACTGAACGTATTTACATATCCTCCTGGTTCCATGTTTCCCTCCATTTGAACGGAAAACAAGCGGAATTGGTTCTGTGCAGATGAGGCAGGTTTCATGATTGAAGAAAGTTAGCTTGAAAACTAATTGAAGAGAGAGTTAGGTTTAGATTATTATCTGCATCAAAATCGAAAAAGAAAAGATTGGATTCGAATCGATAAAAGGAGAGGCGGAGAGAATTTCTTTCAAATGAACGCGTAACAAGAATTGGATTCGATTCTTTGAATTAAAAGTAACCCACGAAAGAAAGTTGGATGAATCTGTATGAGAGAGAGAGCGGTTATGTTCATATATAGGTTAATGGAGTCGGTTTTCGCAAACTGATTACTTGGAGAAGAAGGAGAAAGAAAGAGGAGGCGGTTTTAACGTGTATAGTTTTCTTAACTGACACACCGCCTTACGTTTCAGTCGGCCTATTTCAATCGGCCAAACTTAATCGGCCTGAGTCAGCATACTGTTTTGAACGCCGACCATCGTTTGGTTTTAGAAAACTTGTGGGAGTGGTATTCGATTGGCGGCGAATTAATTATTGAGTACCGTTTTGGCCTTTCACATTATTGACCTTTGGAAGtgtaataaaattgaaatttaaggtaaaaaaatgaatgaattaattaaatatataagaataaaatattaaattaatcaaatattaaaattgatttgataatatttatcagaaaaataataagactattataagtaaaaattatagagaaaaagttagagagaaaaaataatgttCGGAATTATTTCGTTATGTACGTGACTATGTTCGGGACTATTAGggagaaatgaaaagaaaagaaaagaaaagaaaagaaaagaaaagagtgAAGAAATgattaagattaaataaaaattacttaatCTGAAAAAGTCAGTTGTTTAAATAAGACTATTATactctaaaatattaattataaaataaagtttaaaaaaattgtacatgtaaaatattatagagaaaataatttttgggaTCATTCGTTCTATAGGTGACTATGTTTGGATTATTTGGGAGCACGGtgacttattttttttaggtgTGAGTTGACGAGAGTCGTGTCCCAACGTTACTCTTTATATCTTTActcttaattatattattaatatttttatatattaaattatagaaTGACTATTATAtaagagataaatatatatatatatagtttagatataattgtatttttattttgtatataatatttaaaagtaaattcttaaacttaaaattttgataaattatgaacaaagaaaagaggaagaaatgattaagattaaataaaaattacttaatCTAAAGAAGTCCATTCATTCGTTCttttaaaaaggaaaagaatAAATAGTGagatgaataataattaatttagaatttctTAACGACCAAGTTTAGGCTTTATTTTTTCTTGTGAAAGTGGATACCAACAATGGTTCGGACGTGGACACATTTAATTTATGGGTTTTCTTTCTACTAAAGTTTTATGATTCTTTCTTTGTTAAAGTGAACTATCACCGTTACATTTTGACTAAATATTCACTTAGAATAAGGTttcatttactttttaaaaaacattttaagaaTTAGGTCGGGTTGGATTTgaatatccaaaaataaataaattattttactccCTCTAATGCGACAAACTCAAACCCAGAAACTCTGAAGAAGACTGAAGATATTCATCTTTTGTTACCGTTAGGCGGCGATAAATGAAgattatcatatattaatacttattaagatttttttattaaaaataaaaaatctctgcctctcaaaattatcacaaataatTATTCGAACAAACCTCActtgaattgtaaaaaaaaaaaaagttggttAAGAATAATGACCCATATTTTAAATTGGAaagttttaatgaaaattaaactttaaatattttaatcttttagtATTGATTATTTCATAGTTACATCTTTCTTACTTAACATATAAGGTATTTGACATCATTAATTAACAGATAAATGAAAACTCTCTATATCACGTTATTCTTTTCCTTAATTATGGAGCAGCAGTCATAATGAgagaggagaaaaaaataataataaataaaataacaggtaaaaaaaacaatttcaggAACCAAACTATGGGGAGCTACTAGTATTACTTACAGCTTACCCCTTGtccaacattttatatttacttcATAAATggataatattaaatataatccactgtataatatttattattaatttgtacatatttttattttgaaaatgatctatttaattattctcttattctttattaaaatatatctataCTATTGTTCAaagttcaaattaaaaaaaaaaaccttggAAATTGTTCCTGAACATCATGTGATTACCATTTTCTCATAATTTACTCAAAACTGTTTAAAGAAATTTGCATTACATGGTAattatcttcattttttattcattcaaattgtcttttttttacatattaaaataaatctctctctctaacatacacattaattataatataaaaataaataaatttaatccaaataacatAGAGTCAAACAAGACTAGATATGTGAAAAGTGATAATTTTGGATTATAATCTGATATAgtttatgataatttttaattaagatttgtttatatttgtattttttattagaaaaaaaatgttaatttattagttttattaaatttaaaattttaaataattataattagctaaaacaaaatttaattaaatttatgattatattaaGTAATATATGTAGTGACAATAAAATGAATGAAGGTAAGGATTTCTTCAGCCCATGGTTTAATCATGGACCACAGTCACCagacatatttatattaaaatatatcttcTCAAGTTTTAAGATTTAGGATCATATTTCAAGATATAtgattaactatttttaaatgataagattgagaatatataaaaaaaaaatcataaatatatttattatgtctCTTTTTAACTCATGGTTTGCAATAACAAATTAATCAACATGTGTTAATTCATTACCCGATTTTCAACTTTATTCTAGGATGTTAAATAACCATTGTCATTTATAATTAGTGATTATATGTCCTTagcaaaaacaattaaatgttGTATAGCTCAATTAAAACTCAAGTaccttttatttgattttgatatacAATTTTTTCCCTCTAGACTTGATGTGATAGTCCATGATGGTTCAAGTTTTGTCGGTGTCGGACCCGAGAATTGGGCTGCCCCATCTGATATAGGTAAACgtggaaaaataaaatttgaatgcttaattttagttaaaattgttaaaaaaaaatgtttttttgtgagatttgaactcataactaattaaaagtaattttttattttatcttaaatcaCTGTACTAcgtatgttaaaaaaattaataaattaaactaaaattatattactttttattaaatgggGCCTTATCttcacaaatttaatttttttttcttataaaaaaatacataattaaatcaAGACACATAATCAGATAGGTACGGATTTATGTAGAATATGTATTAGGCTAaagtttatcaaaaaaaatattatatattaaatatttatttatctaaatatttttaaaatttataataactaaaaatacataatttttaagataaacagtatatattttatttttttaatgtttttttaatgttttttttaaatattatgctATGTTTAAATCTAGCTAATTCAAAAGTAATAACCTCTAGTTGTGTGTTTTAAGGATAGACACTGAACAAGCTccttaaagaaataaatattaaacaacttATCTatgtcctattttttttttttatagaattaagAAGTTTGTGTAAAATATGATACATTTcagataataatttgatatagtTTATGATAACAATTagatttacattaaaaaaaaagttttgttaCGATCACTTATCTTGTTTTTTTGGGTTTAGTTtttggaatttaaaaaaatgattatttgagtttttaattagtttaattattaaaatgtattttaatatttaaaatttaaatttaataaaaatattttaatcgaTAAAACGAGTGATTTGAtagataaaatgataaaaataaaatttttaaaaaaata is part of the Impatiens glandulifera chromosome 1, dImpGla2.1, whole genome shotgun sequence genome and encodes:
- the LOC124918154 gene encoding uncharacterized protein LOC124918154, whose protein sequence is MQTGTPISRSPTFNSYSGSLADIAARVVEELISESDQSGIGFVFDFDYDQETINRNEMNRHVEETNNLKEGDDDDDDDFEFITDLSPNSPDGSLNNDQIRPTYPVFSRNWSFGGIQDVATKPTVPRPSRLSLRNLMKQDRDPPSCSDDLDGIPEEMYCVWKSKTAEESEEAALSSKSKKSFSSIGSSSKRWKFRNFLQRSNSDVNDTLVRLPRHTSKDSTKSSKISDDKGRIESFKSADGDTKVQYTKSKGDRRRSVIPYRQDLVRFLANVKA
- the LOC124918164 gene encoding probable inactive poly [ADP-ribose] polymerase SRO5, translating into MKPASSAQNQFRLFSVQMEGNMEPGGYVNTFSKNFVVDSSSGNDGGEDQDRELDEAISDCESVISGTNKEESSSSPRAFGNGLERVEEEDRLYEIISKRFISGLGFMGNQASVVSLHRNICSNLIGQAKLQSFQIFVRAIEKKCSGNPNVKYAWFGGSKHELSKILSNGFSFSELDLKGFGRGVNLIPDCSSIDCLNSSRPDEEDGVRHVLLCRVILGKTEPIHPGSEQCYPSSDEFDSGVDNLLNPRKYIVWSCNMNTHIFPEYILSFKIPSPSSSPNGNQRSMRVHMPTSPWMPFTSLIMVLSKFLPTNTIELISKHYKEHRERKISRHELIQRVRRIAGDKLLTEVIKSFRDKQNKMSATDSLKNSPNCTDRMS